The proteins below are encoded in one region of Thermosipho atlanticus DSM 15807:
- a CDS encoding lytic transglycosylase domain-containing protein, with product MLIIVNIIFLMILYFISQLYPVKYFDIISSKYFDKLLILSVIKVESNFFPNAESPLGAFGLMQLMPNTAEWLNKKFFVQYDYRKPVENIKLGVLYLDYLYELTKSFDKSLIFYNTGPNATEETIKTSGNKYLNKIMKSYFIYKLLYWSDDL from the coding sequence ATGTTGATAATTGTTAATATAATATTTTTGATGATTTTATATTTTATTTCACAGTTATATCCTGTGAAGTATTTTGATATTATATCGTCGAAGTACTTTGATAAATTGTTGATTTTGAGTGTTATAAAAGTTGAAAGTAATTTTTTCCCAAATGCTGAATCTCCCCTAGGCGCTTTCGGTTTAATGCAGCTTATGCCTAATACAGCCGAATGGTTAAATAAAAAATTTTTTGTTCAATATGATTATAGAAAGCCAGTGGAAAATATAAAATTAGGAGTTTTATATTTGGATTATTTATATGAATTGACGAAAAGCTTTGACAAAAGCTTAATATTTTACAATACTGGTCCAAACGCAACTGAAGAAACCATAAAAACTTCGGGAAACAAGTATTTGAATAAGATTATGAAAAGTTACTTTATATATAAACTTTTATATTGGAGTGATGATTTATGA
- a CDS encoding bifunctional ADP-dependent NAD(P)H-hydrate dehydratase/NAD(P)H-hydrate epimerase yields the protein MKIVSSNEMKMLDNKTIEKIGIDSLVLMERAGLMVVQILKKYFDDLSEKKIVVVCGKGNNGGDGLVVARELMNYTNDVLVILMDEFSTKESETNFKVYLNSGGKYVKFEKNNIELIERVIAESDIVVDAIFGIGLTKPVIGDYKTVIEVINRLSKFTVAVDIASGLSSNSGKIMGTSVKADLTVTFEFPKIGHFINSGKKLSGELEVVKIGIPKKIINENIFNKYVITSSLITIPKREVESNKGTYGKVIVIGGSKEFFGAPLLSTLGALRSGVGKAIICAPKTVVLNAINYEPGLIPCVIDDEYFSQKHVLQILSLEDEKTVYVLGPGIGRKKETKEFIDTFVNNTDKPIVVDADAIVLLSENRESIKGRENIVLTPHPGEFSQFLKLPLDEVKYNYELVKKIAKELKVIINLKDSTSIISDGDKIFFNICGNSSLSKGGSGDILSGLIAGFIAQGLTLLESTITASYVLGKAAELYRPEGRNFISEIVNLIPKVIEAILKEKEEINGNIPRI from the coding sequence ATGAAAATAGTTTCATCAAATGAAATGAAAATGTTAGATAATAAGACAATTGAAAAGATAGGGATTGATTCATTGGTTTTAATGGAACGTGCAGGATTAATGGTGGTGCAGATTTTGAAGAAGTATTTTGATGATCTTTCAGAAAAGAAGATTGTTGTAGTATGTGGTAAAGGAAACAACGGTGGTGATGGGCTAGTTGTTGCAAGAGAATTAATGAATTATACCAATGATGTGCTAGTAATCTTAATGGATGAATTTTCAACCAAAGAGAGCGAAACAAATTTTAAAGTTTATTTAAATTCAGGAGGAAAGTATGTAAAATTTGAAAAAAATAATATCGAATTAATTGAAAGAGTTATTGCGGAAAGCGATATCGTAGTTGATGCAATTTTTGGAATAGGACTTACAAAGCCAGTAATTGGAGATTACAAAACTGTAATTGAAGTTATTAATAGATTATCAAAATTCACTGTAGCTGTAGATATTGCTTCTGGTTTATCATCAAATTCTGGGAAAATAATGGGAACATCTGTAAAAGCAGATTTAACTGTTACTTTTGAATTTCCAAAAATTGGTCATTTCATAAATTCTGGGAAAAAACTAAGTGGAGAATTAGAAGTAGTAAAAATTGGAATTCCAAAAAAGATAATTAATGAGAATATCTTCAATAAGTATGTTATAACTTCATCTTTGATAACTATTCCTAAAAGAGAAGTAGAATCGAATAAAGGTACATATGGGAAGGTAATCGTAATAGGGGGTTCTAAAGAATTTTTTGGAGCCCCTCTTTTAAGCACTCTTGGAGCACTAAGATCGGGAGTAGGAAAGGCGATAATTTGTGCTCCAAAGACTGTAGTTTTAAATGCAATAAATTATGAACCAGGATTAATACCATGTGTGATTGATGATGAATATTTTTCTCAAAAACATGTTCTCCAGATACTTTCGTTAGAAGATGAAAAGACAGTTTATGTTTTAGGGCCGGGAATCGGTAGAAAAAAAGAAACAAAAGAATTTATTGATACTTTTGTTAATAATACAGATAAACCAATTGTTGTTGATGCAGATGCAATTGTTCTTCTTTCGGAAAACAGAGAAAGTATAAAAGGTAGGGAAAATATTGTACTCACACCTCATCCTGGAGAATTTTCTCAATTTCTTAAATTGCCTCTAGATGAAGTTAAATATAATTATGAACTTGTCAAGAAAATTGCTAAAGAATTAAAAGTAATAATTAACTTGAAGGATTCGACGTCTATAATTTCAGATGGAGATAAAATCTTTTTTAATATTTGTGGTAATAGTTCTCTTTCTAAAGGAGGAAGTGGGGATATTTTATCTGGTTTAATTGCAGGTTTTATAGCTCAAGGTTTAACATTATTAGAAAGTACTATAACTGCTTCTTATGTATTAGGAAAGGCAGCAGAATTATATCGTCCTGAAGGAAGAAATTTTATTTCTGAAATAGTAAATTTAATACCTAAGGTAATCGAAGCAATTTTAAAGGAAAAGGAGGAAATTAATGGTAATATTCCCAGAATATGA
- the trmB gene encoding tRNA (guanosine(46)-N7)-methyltransferase TrmB, protein MVIFPEYELKPQQFHYFPIDWSKIFENSNPIHVEIGFGNGEYAAYYCKQYPEINYIGFELSITSMIKAQKKLKKDNIKNAKLILVDGKFALREFFDEETIEKVIMNFPVPWYKNSQSHRRIILKEFFEILSVVLKNGGCFELVSDQEWYVKEAKENAQSTGYFEVFQIEKNPPREFYTRYEKKWIKFGRDIFKLRIKKIKSGRIERLIGGVQEMPHAKGKIDITKINSLKEAVFKESDKIFIVKGIYKDINSESYVIKIISTDKDFVQHYFLCLYRKDNEWILKLDSESNPYRTPAVKWSVKKIMEVLS, encoded by the coding sequence ATGGTAATATTCCCAGAATATGAGTTGAAACCTCAACAGTTCCACTATTTTCCAATAGATTGGTCGAAGATATTCGAAAATAGCAATCCTATTCATGTTGAAATAGGTTTTGGAAATGGAGAATATGCTGCGTATTACTGTAAACAATATCCTGAAATTAACTATATCGGTTTTGAACTATCAATAACCTCCATGATTAAAGCCCAAAAAAAATTAAAAAAAGATAATATAAAAAACGCTAAATTAATACTTGTTGATGGTAAATTTGCATTAAGAGAGTTTTTTGATGAGGAAACTATTGAAAAAGTAATTATGAATTTCCCTGTTCCGTGGTATAAAAATTCACAATCACATCGACGAATTATATTGAAAGAATTTTTTGAAATATTGTCTGTTGTATTAAAGAATGGAGGTTGTTTTGAATTAGTTAGTGATCAAGAATGGTATGTAAAAGAAGCAAAAGAAAATGCTCAAAGTACAGGGTATTTTGAAGTTTTTCAAATTGAAAAGAATCCTCCGAGGGAATTTTATACTAGATATGAAAAAAAATGGATTAAGTTTGGTAGGGATATATTTAAACTAAGAATAAAGAAAATAAAAAGCGGAAGAATTGAAAGATTAATTGGAGGTGTTCAAGAAATGCCACATGCGAAGGGTAAAATAGACATAACTAAAATTAACAGTCTTAAAGAAGCTGTATTTAAAGAATCGGATAAAATTTTTATAGTAAAAGGTATATATAAAGATATAAATAGTGAAAGTTATGTTATCAAAATAATTTCAACTGATAAGGATTTTGTTCAACATTATTTTTTGTGTTTATATAGGAAAGATAATGAATGGATATTAAAGTTAGATAGTGAATCAAACCCATATAGAACTCCTGCCGTAAAATGGTCAGTAAAAAAGATTATGGAGGTGTTGAGTTGA
- a CDS encoding NAD(P)H-dependent glycerol-3-phosphate dehydrogenase: MNFGILGAGSWGIAFGNLLRDNSQNVLIWGRRKEYVNEVNQTKRTPYLKNIRVNVPLTHDLNEFLNFTDILVIAVPVQFIREVFEKIKQFEHKIFLILNLSKGIEIKTQKRVSEIVSEFFNVPYSVLSGPSHAEEVASKIPTAVTLAGEHYEFLQKIISNDYFRVYISNDVVGVEIAGALKNVMAIAAGILDGLGGWDNSKAALMTRALYEMIKFGQYFGAKKETFFGLAGVGDLMVTCNSKHSRNRKLGELIVKEKDLSKILTNSKMVAEGMYTVKAVVDFSKKVGIEMPISNEVYEILYNGKDPKLSMLELMNRPLKNEWYI; encoded by the coding sequence TTGAACTTTGGAATATTAGGTGCAGGAAGTTGGGGGATAGCATTCGGGAATTTGTTAAGAGATAATTCTCAAAATGTTTTAATATGGGGAAGGAGAAAAGAGTATGTTAATGAAGTGAATCAAACAAAAAGGACACCTTACCTTAAAAATATAAGAGTCAATGTACCTCTTACTCATGACCTTAATGAGTTTTTAAATTTTACAGATATTCTAGTTATAGCTGTTCCTGTTCAATTTATTAGGGAAGTATTTGAAAAGATAAAACAATTTGAACATAAAATTTTTTTGATTTTAAATTTGTCAAAAGGGATTGAGATAAAAACACAAAAGCGCGTTTCAGAAATAGTTTCAGAGTTTTTTAATGTACCTTATTCTGTTTTATCAGGACCTTCACACGCCGAAGAAGTTGCAAGTAAAATTCCCACTGCAGTTACTCTTGCGGGAGAACACTACGAGTTTTTGCAGAAAATAATTAGTAATGATTATTTTAGAGTTTACATTTCTAACGATGTTGTAGGTGTTGAAATAGCTGGAGCCCTTAAAAATGTCATGGCAATTGCTGCAGGAATTTTAGACGGTTTAGGGGGATGGGATAATTCAAAAGCTGCTTTAATGACGAGGGCTTTGTATGAAATGATAAAATTTGGTCAATATTTTGGAGCTAAAAAGGAAACTTTTTTTGGTTTAGCTGGAGTTGGTGATTTAATGGTTACTTGTAATAGTAAACATAGTAGGAATAGAAAATTAGGTGAATTAATAGTGAAAGAGAAAGATTTAAGTAAGATTCTAACTAATTCAAAAATGGTTGCTGAAGGAATGTATACTGTCAAAGCTGTAGTTGATTTCTCGAAAAAAGTTGGGATTGAAATGCCAATTTCAAATGAGGTATACGAAATCTTGTATAATGGTAAAGATCCAAAATTATCAATGTTGGAATTGATGAATAGACCTTTGAAAAATGAGTGGTATATATGA
- a CDS encoding monovalent cation/H(+) antiporter subunit G, whose translation MTLSQTILIYIGVFFMIVGNFIALKSKFILKKIHYLSAGDTVGGIFILIAIMMSSTYFSKSLLALIILLLGSPSITYFIANTLSKRGRNIGDS comes from the coding sequence ATGACGTTATCTCAGACTATACTTATATATATAGGTGTATTCTTTATGATTGTAGGAAATTTTATAGCTTTAAAATCAAAATTTATTTTAAAAAAAATTCACTATCTTAGTGCAGGAGATACGGTTGGGGGAATTTTCATATTAATCGCTATAATGATGTCTAGTACATATTTTTCAAAAAGTTTATTGGCGTTAATAATTCTCTTGTTAGGTTCTCCTTCCATAACTTATTTCATTGCAAATACTCTTTCGAAGAGAGGTAGAAATATTGGAGATAGTTAG
- a CDS encoding hydrogenase subunit MbhD domain-containing protein: MEIVRFFLLVLMVLIAGVAIFSRKPFNSFIFRTILSILAVGLYVVYLAPDVALAEAMLGALLTTFIYLLAFKIHSEVKVGILILPIFCEKYQSMYKGIVPEILELFAKQQNYKIKYIELKNMDEMLEYLNESRIDIGICYNGDFEILEVPVYDYNGDEKNYFEVLELMKSENNLSELKKLKHFNLSFCFSDKNSIIYEEFEQFYSKRTIDEIINKYLGRL; the protein is encoded by the coding sequence TTGGAGATAGTTAGATTTTTTTTATTAGTTTTAATGGTTTTAATAGCTGGGGTAGCTATTTTTTCACGTAAACCTTTTAATTCATTTATATTCAGAACTATTCTCAGCATTTTGGCTGTTGGTTTATATGTTGTTTATCTTGCACCGGATGTTGCTTTGGCTGAAGCAATGTTGGGAGCACTTTTAACGACTTTTATTTATCTATTGGCATTTAAAATTCATTCAGAAGTGAAAGTTGGAATTTTGATCTTACCAATTTTTTGTGAAAAATACCAATCAATGTATAAAGGAATTGTTCCTGAAATACTTGAACTTTTTGCTAAACAGCAAAATTACAAAATAAAATACATTGAGTTGAAAAATATGGATGAAATGCTTGAATATTTGAATGAATCACGGATAGATATTGGTATTTGTTATAATGGAGATTTTGAAATTTTAGAAGTTCCGGTATATGATTATAATGGAGATGAAAAAAATTATTTTGAAGTTTTAGAGTTAATGAAAAGTGAAAATAATCTTTCTGAATTAAAAAAATTAAAACATTTTAATTTGTCCTTTTGTTTTTCAGATAAAAATTCAATAATTTATGAGGAATTTGAACAATTCTATTCGAAAAGAACAATTGATGAAATAATCAATAAATATTTAGGGAGGTTATAG
- a CDS encoding M42 family metallopeptidase: MSYVQYSIEKILDLCAIPSPTGFTQKALKYLIEEFKKLGFSYTVTNKNSLLVDLGHGETNALMLVAHVDTLGAMVKTIKSNGRLSISRIGSYPFNLIENENCIIHTREGKEYTGTIYLTKPSVHVYKDVGKLERNEENIEVVLDQKVFSEEDVKDLGISPGDYISFDPRTILTKTGFIKSRHLDDKAGVGILLGLAKAIRDYTTEPKRKIYMMFTSYEEVGHGAASSIPEEVTEIVSVDMGAVGEGLNSNVYSVSICAKDSGGPYDYEIVSKLIKAANLSQVSYTVDVYPFYGSDVESSLFAGHDIKHGLVGPGVYASHGYERTHIDAIEATLKLLQTFVEMD; this comes from the coding sequence ATGTCATACGTCCAATACAGTATTGAAAAAATTTTAGATCTTTGTGCAATTCCTAGTCCGACTGGCTTTACACAAAAAGCTTTAAAATACCTAATTGAAGAGTTCAAAAAGTTGGGATTTAGCTACACAGTAACGAACAAGAATAGTTTATTAGTTGATTTAGGACATGGTGAAACAAATGCTTTAATGTTAGTTGCTCATGTCGATACGCTAGGAGCGATGGTAAAAACAATAAAAAGTAATGGAAGATTAAGTATCTCACGTATTGGTTCATATCCTTTTAATCTTATAGAAAATGAAAATTGTATTATTCATACTAGAGAAGGTAAAGAATATACAGGAACAATATATTTGACAAAACCATCTGTACATGTGTACAAAGATGTAGGAAAATTAGAAAGAAATGAGGAAAATATTGAAGTTGTATTAGATCAAAAGGTTTTTAGTGAGGAAGATGTAAAGGATTTAGGAATAAGCCCTGGAGATTATATTTCATTTGATCCACGAACTATATTAACGAAGACTGGATTTATAAAAAGTAGACATTTAGATGACAAAGCAGGAGTAGGAATATTATTAGGTTTAGCAAAAGCAATAAGGGATTATACTACTGAACCAAAAAGAAAAATATATATGATGTTTACTAGCTATGAAGAAGTTGGTCATGGAGCAGCAAGTTCAATTCCTGAAGAAGTTACTGAAATAGTTTCTGTTGATATGGGCGCCGTAGGTGAAGGATTGAATTCGAATGTGTATTCTGTTTCTATTTGTGCTAAGGATTCAGGAGGTCCTTACGATTATGAAATAGTTTCAAAACTTATAAAAGCGGCAAACTTATCTCAAGTTAGTTATACTGTTGATGTTTATCCGTTTTATGGTTCAGATGTTGAAAGTAGCTTATTTGCAGGCCATGATATAAAACATGGTTTAGTTGGTCCTGGAGTTTACGCTTCACATGGATATGAAAGAACGCACATTGATGCAATTGAAGCAACTTTAAAATTATTACAGACATTTGTTGAGATGGATTAA
- a CDS encoding metal-dependent transcriptional regulator encodes MFYLTPAERKYLLIVFLTLNEMGWTRLKKISDYAKVKMPSAKQSLDSLAKKGLIYYEKRGAITLTKEGKKIAVKENENIQAVKKFFTEIMLIPSDKADEAVWKIYFEMAEEVVEKFVLFAKFMNQCPMEKPVFIGHFKEFLNSGNVSTECPFLNKGQGGN; translated from the coding sequence ATGTTTTATTTAACTCCCGCAGAGCGGAAATATTTATTAATTGTATTTTTAACATTGAATGAAATGGGATGGACTAGATTAAAAAAAATATCAGATTATGCCAAAGTGAAAATGCCTTCTGCAAAGCAATCACTTGATTCGTTAGCTAAAAAGGGTCTTATTTACTACGAAAAAAGAGGTGCTATTACCTTAACAAAGGAAGGTAAAAAAATTGCAGTTAAAGAAAATGAAAATATTCAGGCTGTAAAAAAATTTTTTACTGAAATAATGTTGATACCTTCGGATAAAGCTGATGAAGCGGTGTGGAAAATTTATTTTGAAATGGCTGAAGAAGTTGTGGAAAAGTTTGTCTTATTTGCCAAATTCATGAACCAATGCCCTATGGAAAAGCCAGTTTTTATTGGTCATTTCAAAGAGTTTCTTAACAGTGGTAATGTTTCTACAGAATGTCCATTTTTAAATAAAGGACAGGGAGGAAATTAA
- a CDS encoding DUF4911 domain-containing protein: MEFDILIKIEKEKVHLLSYILEAEDNFLNIRKYEDGILRIIVPEDLKEDAQKLLESLKEKIGFEIYDIRKNSGSAD, from the coding sequence GTGGAATTTGATATTTTGATAAAAATTGAAAAGGAAAAAGTGCATTTGTTAAGTTATATATTGGAAGCAGAGGATAACTTTCTGAATATAAGAAAATATGAGGATGGAATTTTAAGAATAATTGTTCCTGAAGATTTAAAGGAAGATGCTCAAAAATTGCTCGAGAGTTTAAAGGAGAAAATTGGATTTGAAATTTATGATATTAGAAAAAATTCAGGGAGTGCCGATTAA
- a CDS encoding metallophosphoesterase family protein, with product MKKVVFLILIFLSLISFSSTVYMKIGQTIMIKNISENFEFTFPELSKNFIVAIYGDSRWGNKTHEKVVKKIMEFSPAVVVHLGDMVNKGDNLDDWNSFFKITKPLRQKAYFQPVKGNHENPDKYFRQYFGVYNYYSDFNDFRFIYIDLGQGLEAAINFLKEYATNKTIVFMHYPIFTVGAYCNNPFVKSLESLHGVFKSLGIKLVFSAHEHNYQRFFVEGINYVISGGGGAALYSKKCDSKFLVEFFKGYNFVILSIEKNVLKITAYDVSKNIIDRFDISY from the coding sequence ATGAAAAAAGTTGTTTTTTTAATTTTAATTTTCCTTTCTCTAATATCATTTTCAAGTACAGTATATATGAAGATTGGTCAAACTATTATGATTAAGAATATATCTGAGAATTTTGAATTTACATTTCCTGAATTATCTAAAAACTTCATAGTAGCAATATATGGGGATAGTAGATGGGGAAACAAAACACATGAGAAGGTTGTAAAAAAAATAATGGAATTTTCACCTGCAGTTGTGGTTCACTTAGGTGATATGGTAAACAAAGGAGATAATCTAGATGATTGGAATTCTTTTTTTAAAATCACAAAGCCGTTAAGACAAAAAGCTTATTTCCAACCAGTGAAGGGAAACCATGAGAATCCTGATAAGTATTTCAGACAGTATTTTGGTGTCTACAATTATTACTCAGATTTTAATGATTTTAGATTTATTTATATTGATTTAGGTCAAGGTCTTGAAGCAGCAATTAATTTTTTAAAAGAATATGCAACAAATAAAACAATTGTATTTATGCATTATCCAATATTTACTGTTGGCGCTTATTGTAATAATCCTTTTGTGAAATCTCTAGAGTCGTTACATGGAGTTTTTAAAAGTTTAGGTATTAAATTAGTATTCTCAGCACATGAACATAATTATCAAAGATTTTTTGTTGAAGGCATTAATTATGTAATAAGTGGTGGTGGAGGTGCTGCATTATATTCTAAAAAATGCGATAGTAAGTTTTTAGTTGAATTTTTTAAAGGATATAATTTTGTAATTTTAAGTATTGAAAAAAATGTGTTGAAAATTACGGCTTACGATGTAAGTAAAAATATAATTGATAGATTTGATATTTCATATTAA